From Nicotiana tabacum cultivar K326 chromosome 22, ASM71507v2, whole genome shotgun sequence, one genomic window encodes:
- the LOC107818907 gene encoding uncharacterized protein LOC107818907 isoform X2, producing MVIAAATQPHQLKVFAVAFQLYDLRKTGYIEREEVHSWFPNLSIWLSERSSMILYMLWQRKSGHALVEIIKHFSAILQGEFTIGSDKFSIQSTYSYGSYSLMIHN from the exons ATGGTGATTGCAGCGGCGACACAGCCACACCAACTCAAG GTCTTTGCAGTTGCATTCCAATTGTATGATCTAAGAAAAACTGGTTATATTGAGAGAGAAGAG GTCCATTCCTGGTTTCCAAACCTCTCTATTTGGCTCTCTGAGAGATCAAGTATG ATATTATACATgctttggcaaagaaaatccggTCATGCTTTAGTGGAAATAATCAAGCATTTCAGTGCAATTCTTCAGGGGGAGTTCACGATAGGAAGCGACAAATTTAGCATTCAGAGTACTTACTCTTATGG GTCATACAGTCTGATGATCCATAATTAG
- the LOC107818907 gene encoding calcineurin B-like protein 4 isoform X3 → MVIAAATQPHQLKVFAVAFQLYDLRKTGYIEREELKEMVLALLHESYLILSDDIIEMIVDKGEFTIGSDKFSIQSTYSYGSYSLMIHN, encoded by the exons ATGGTGATTGCAGCGGCGACACAGCCACACCAACTCAAG GTCTTTGCAGTTGCATTCCAATTGTATGATCTAAGAAAAACTGGTTATATTGAGAGAGAAGAG CTGAAAGAGATGGTTTTAGCACTGCTGCATGAATCATATCTGATTCTTTCAGATGATATAATTGAAATGATTGTAGATAAG GGGGAGTTCACGATAGGAAGCGACAAATTTAGCATTCAGAGTACTTACTCTTATGG GTCATACAGTCTGATGATCCATAATTAG
- the LOC107818907 gene encoding calcineurin B-like protein 4 isoform X1, which translates to MVIAAATQPHQLKVFAVAFQLYDLRKTGYIEREELKEMVLALLHESYLILSDDIIEMIVDKILYMLWQRKSGHALVEIIKHFSAILQGEFTIGSDKFSIQSTYSYGSYSLMIHN; encoded by the exons ATGGTGATTGCAGCGGCGACACAGCCACACCAACTCAAG GTCTTTGCAGTTGCATTCCAATTGTATGATCTAAGAAAAACTGGTTATATTGAGAGAGAAGAG CTGAAAGAGATGGTTTTAGCACTGCTGCATGAATCATATCTGATTCTTTCAGATGATATAATTGAAATGATTGTAGATAAG ATATTATACATgctttggcaaagaaaatccggTCATGCTTTAGTGGAAATAATCAAGCATTTCAGTGCAATTCTTCAGGGGGAGTTCACGATAGGAAGCGACAAATTTAGCATTCAGAGTACTTACTCTTATGG GTCATACAGTCTGATGATCCATAATTAG
- the LOC107818907 gene encoding uncharacterized protein LOC107818907 isoform X4, protein MVIAAATQPHQLKVFAVAFQLYDLRKTGYIEREEVHSWFPNLSIWLSERSSMGEFTIGSDKFSIQSTYSYGSYSLMIHN, encoded by the exons ATGGTGATTGCAGCGGCGACACAGCCACACCAACTCAAG GTCTTTGCAGTTGCATTCCAATTGTATGATCTAAGAAAAACTGGTTATATTGAGAGAGAAGAG GTCCATTCCTGGTTTCCAAACCTCTCTATTTGGCTCTCTGAGAGATCAAGTATG GGGGAGTTCACGATAGGAAGCGACAAATTTAGCATTCAGAGTACTTACTCTTATGG GTCATACAGTCTGATGATCCATAATTAG